AAGTAGGAGACGGTGACACCCCCGGCGTTCGCCAGGATGTCGGGGATCAGGAAGACGCCGTTCTTGGAGAGGATCTCGTCGGCGCCGGGGGTCGTCGGTCCATTGGCGGCCTCGGCGACGATCTTGGCGCGGATGCGCGGGGCGTTCTCGACGGTGATCTGGTTCTCCAGGGCGGCCGGCACGAGGACTTCGCACTCGAGCTCCAGAAGCTTTTCGTTGCTGATCGGCTCGGCCTCGCGGTAGCCGCGCAGCGAGCCGGTCTCGTCCTTGTGGGCCTGGACCTTCTTGATGTCCAGCCCGCGCGTATTCACGATGCCGCCGCTGCTGTCGGAGACCGCGATTATCGACGCCCCGTCCTCGCTCAGAAGACGCGCCGCCACGCTGCCGGCGTTGCCGAACCCCTGCACCGCCACCCGGGCGCCCTTGAGCGCGACCTTCTTCTCGCGGCAGGCCTCGCGGATGACGAACTGGCAGCCGCGCGCCGTCGCCTCGCTGCGCCCCTGCGACCCGCCGATCTGCAGAGGCTTGCCGGTCACGACACCGAGCTGCGTCGAGCCGACGGTCATCGAGTACGTGTCCATGATCCAGGCCATCGTCTGCGCGTTGGTGTAGACGTCGGGGGCCGGGATGTCGCGCTCGGGGCCGATGATGACGCTGATCTCCGAGGCGTAGCGCCGGGTCATCCCCTCCAGCTCATGCAGGGACATCTTCTTCGGGTCGCAGATGATGCCCCCCTTGCCACCACCGAACGGAATGTTGACCGTGGCGCACTTCCAGGTCATCCAGGAGGCCAGGGCCTTCACCTCGTCGAGAGTGACATTGGGGTGGTAGCGGATGCCGCCCTTGGCGGGGCCGCGGGCCAGGTTGTGCTGCACGCGGTACCCCTCGAACACCCTGATCGATCCGTCGTCCATCTTGGTCGGGACGGAGACGATGAGCTGGCGCTTAGGCCTCCGGAGGACGTCGCGCAGCCAGGACTCGAGCTTCAGATGATCCGCCGCCGTGTCGAACTGCTTCTGCGCGATTTCGAACGGGTTAAGGGTCTCCTTAACCAGCACACTGTCCATGGCGCCTTGCCTCCCGTGTTATGACGAGTCCGGAATCCTTCCCCTGGCCCGGCCGGTCTGATTGTGGGCTTGGAACCATGAGGTTTTACCATAAGAACGACGCGAAATCCAATCGCGACGCGTGCTGCGGGCGGACGCTATTTCACGAGAGGCAGCACCGGCTGGTCGCCGATCGGCTCGCCGGGAAGGGCGCGCAACGTGCCGCCGTACAGGTAGTCGCGCGTGTTCTCGAGGATGAGTCTCGGGTCGACCCGCCGGCGCGCCTCGCCGGTCTCGATGGCGGCCCGCGCCACGGCGGCGGCCACCTCCGGGGCGCCCCGGAAGTCGAGCGCCTTCGGCATGAGATAGTCGGGGGACAGCTCGTAGTCGGGGACCAGGTCGGCCAGGGCGTGCGCCGCGGCGATTTTCATGTCGTCGTTGATGTTGCGCGCCGCCACGTCGAGCGCCCCG
The Candidatus Dormiibacterota bacterium DNA segment above includes these coding regions:
- a CDS encoding Glu/Leu/Phe/Val dehydrogenase, which encodes MVKETLNPFEIAQKQFDTAADHLKLESWLRDVLRRPKRQLIVSVPTKMDDGSIRVFEGYRVQHNLARGPAKGGIRYHPNVTLDEVKALASWMTWKCATVNIPFGGGKGGIICDPKKMSLHELEGMTRRYASEISVIIGPERDIPAPDVYTNAQTMAWIMDTYSMTVGSTQLGVVTGKPLQIGGSQGRSEATARGCQFVIREACREKKVALKGARVAVQGFGNAGSVAARLLSEDGASIIAVSDSSGGIVNTRGLDIKKVQAHKDETGSLRGYREAEPISNEKLLELECEVLVPAALENQITVENAPRIRAKIVAEAANGPTTPGADEILSKNGVFLIPDILANAGGVTVSYFEWVQSLQAFFWEEAQVNHHLEKVMTRAFSEVLTIARKFNVHMRTAAYILAVGRVAEATRIRGIYP